In Necator americanus strain Aroian chromosome IV, whole genome shotgun sequence, the following proteins share a genomic window:
- a CDS encoding hypothetical protein (NECATOR_CHRIV.G14198.T1) yields MQHDKENLPSTPVVKEVMKRPSLQSPWSAASPNVRGAPKKIGRPLQELGDQNLDATNAYDETLDMSSVKRGLNESVLDTPSSPTSPASGVCYGDRISGRSTGSALKYSETREEEFRQNHLQDFRLDGDANLEESAFGETFTCMERKERYESCDSLKAVSLTENHPTSVFCDPSLEETAVESTFCECETTHGRITYCSTEDPNGTSKSNQSLNSTLTGNEINVQNGVNVVCDANLEETSWEPTFCESEFSQIVMKNNINPSDKISFTEQHNNTHVRIICDSNLAETSIEPNFYRCDVTQDTMADNIAKELTSTTFTIAVDKDDIPIRVSTDANLEESAIDPTFCGITQSVVVAGDETLTNDCNEVVTPAHHTHDANPEGICSNAAKAHASELKLLEENSHSIRVFVDAKASPVRSSCEELGEDFDYKANELGELRANLNRSQEIKVTASVNVSVVEETEDSRKDITSISERSREFSPVSTAVSALNSGTGKSDQSLQLSNITQFGNVSMDISSCSTSSQANDTLAFLESLEKITPSNRQSYQEPVSQYAANETEDHSPSLSSFPTSTAADSFTNVAEDTYFVLQRLERQPSMSRADTLDEQMKGDPVPMEKMQSDGTESEEKCLPPIRCSNPRLFAQLSPIADLSRSNVGSRASTIRCSMDLVSDCSPPISQNRKYNMNDSEISFLMNENKIYDMALRNAVESPEEVTSLRDRVAQLEKDKGELNEKLRTITGELDGFKAAVNSKSSELMEAAKKLNEVTKAKEHAERTVADYEFIVEDLKRRNNEQKEDLHSKIISLEGEMESYRAQIRSQVEMTFTASGLSTELTLVREQLMMTKDAHNSAEERCKELAKELELSANENLNLLNQVAEISAKSEVLQNEVKELERMVKERETALKNEEESRSKQYHELETRCKEAESSMNKSIGEVESLKKQLEAALNDLTVLREIQTGSEMELIELKDQLKNATEESETSRAKEADLREKFEDVQCALKEKSQLLEQAHKNSVEMSSKIAELKEELDAEKLARDVTGRELEQLREENNLIAAVAKEAKSALSDAQSQVEEANKRCEEQAQRHEEEVALRVSELQSVLDAHSSEKAAFARELGEYQKKLDEMTKKLEQMAETITALEKEAAELREQKKNLSSELELGIQVYEEKVAELDQIAKLITDKEEEIAQLSEAKKDLLEEIQLVKHSLEEKVDEIEKLKAASAAFTESAALLESERDSLKSDLAATQEKLCESEKELKRLESMGSEIAVITSERDGLQDRLNAAEELITKFREEEAQIRAALEQSQAQIAALTAQKTLLEEDFQAKESEYKEKLAASDMTITELNAVVEKLGLERNQLSERLSATQQELTAKETAAKSLVTLERVNISLKSEMNALETELEAAKQQHQAEIGVAQETIDDLRKQLRESMEKMEKAESSQSKKVVESSNEEVAELKRALLLKEAYAENLAKKCDKLAETETELTQQISDLCEERNQLKAQMNEGVRMLAPDHTIDHNESPSKDAQQKIEALEREVDILKMEKQQLEKIANYSSCNEVGELKRYLAIKDDYIEYLGKQCDEFDDIEAKYREEIADLCKERDRLKAQIDPSSVPVVPVLTEALTNGIKMLTPDHPKTRKEVLSEESEQKIHELQALVKKLEEEKKQLIKQKSQDDKVIQQSAEQRELCEQQKMKDAEQKIEALEREVDILKVEKQQLEKIANYSSCNEVGELKRYLAIKDDYIEYLGKQCDEFDDIEAKYKEEIADLCKERDRLKAQIDPSSVPVVPVLTEGLTNGIKMLTPDHPRTHKQDSSEEAERKVLELEALVEKLEEEKKQFSRISNQVNETAELKSRVAELMKENAALRSQCTSEASKPCLLDAHGKRLCEEEEMNERSDKDDAFTSAPSSPTLQSRSYDSFAGPAHEESTIETAAVTPNRTLHTTLYKRIDKTTNLLETSDATKRENSRCAQQ; encoded by the exons ATGCAACACGACAAAGAGAATCTGCCCAGTACTCCGGTGGTGAAGGAG GTTATGAAACGGCCATCGCTACAGAGCCCGTGGTCCGCAGCATCTCCTAACGTCAGAGGTGCTCCCAAAAAAATC GGGAGACCGCTGCAAGAACTTGGGGATCAAAATTTGGACGCCACAAATGCTTACGATGAAACATTGGATATGTCAAGCGTTAAGAGAGGGCTTAACGAATCTGTGTTAGATA CTCCTTCGAGCCCAACGAGCCCAGCCAGTGGCGTTTGTTACGGCGACAGAATTTCAGGAAGATCTACAGGATCAGCATTGAAATACTCAGAAACAAGAGAAGAGGAGTTCCGTCAG aaTCACCTTCAAGATTTCCGGCTTGATGGCGACGCAAATCTAGAGGAATCAGCTTTTGGGGAAACTTTCACTTGCATGGAACGGAAGGAACGATACGAATCTTGTGACTCTTTGAAGGCTGTGTCTTTGACG GAAAACCATCCTACTTCTGTTTTCTGTGACCCAAGCCTTGAAGAAACTGCTGTAGAGTCTACATTCTGCGAATGCGAAACTACTCACGGAAGAATAACCTACTGTAGTACAGAAGATCCAAACGGAACTTCAAAATCGAACCAGTCACTCAACTCAACACTAACAGGCAATGAAATCAAT GTGCAAAACGGTGTAAATGTCGTTTGCGATGCAAATTTGGAGGAAACGTCGTGGGAACCGACGTTTTGTGAATCGGAGTTTAGCCAGATCGTaatgaaaaacaacatcaacCCCTCCGACAAGATTTCTTTTACGGAGCAGCAT AACAACACGCACGTTCGCATTATCTGTGACTCAAATCTGGCAGAAACGTCGATCGAACCCAATTTCTACAGATGCGATGTGACTCAGGATACAATGGCAGATAACATAGCGAAAGAGCTAACCAGCACTACTTTTACGATCGCAGTAGACAAA GATGATATTCCTATTCGCGTTTCAACTGACGCCAATCTTGAGGAATCTGCTATCGATCCGACCTTCTGTGGTATAACCCAGTCTGTGGTGGTAGCGGGAGATGAAACTCTTACGAATGACTGTAACGAA GTTGTAACTCCTGCACATCACACTCATGACGCCAATCCGGAAGGGATTTGCTCTAACGCCGCTAAAGCACATGCAAGTGAATTAAAACTGCTAGAAGAAAACTCACATTCAATTCGTGTTTTTGTGGATGCCAAAGCATCACCTGTAAGGTCTAGCTGCGAGGAATTGGGCGAA GATTTCGATTATAAGGCTAACGAGTTAGGAGAGTTGAGAGCGAATCTGAATCGCTCGCAAGAAATTAAGGTTACG GCATCTGTGAATGTGTCTGTTGTGGAAGAAACTGAAGATTCTCGAAAAGATATCACTTCTATATCCGAAAGATCACGAGAATTCTCGCCAGTTTCGACAGCTGTGAGCGCTTTGAACAGCGGTACAGGAAAAAGTGATCAATCGTTGCAGCTAAGTAACATCACGCAGTTTGGGAACGTTAGTATGGATATTTCCTCGTGTTCTACATCATCACAGGCGAATGACACACTCGCTTTTCTCGAATCTTTGGAGAAGATAACGCCTAGTAACCGACAAAGTTATCAGGAACCTGTTTCTCAATATGCTGCTAACGAAACGGAGGATCATTCTCCCTCGCTGAGCAGTTTTCCTACCTCCACTGCAGCTGATTCATTCACTAATGTCGCGGAAGATACATATTTCGTTTTGCAACGGTTGGAGAGGCAGCCGTCGATGTCTAGAGCGGATACTTTGGATGAGCAAATGAAAGGAGATCCTGTTCCCATGGAAAAAATGCAATCAGACGGTACCGAATCTGAAGAGAAGTGCTTGCCACCAATACGTTGCAGCAATCCAC GTCTCTTTGCGCAGTTATCTCCAATAGCTGACCTATCCAGAAGCAATGTCGGCTCACGAGCTTCCACCATTCGTTGTTCCATGGATTTGGTGTCTGATTGCTCTCCACCCATTTCCCAAAATAGGAAATATAATATGAATGATTCCGA aatttcatttctgatgaatgaaaacaaaatttacgaTATGGCTTTACGGAATGCGGTTGAGTCACCTGAGGAAGTTACTAGCCTAAGGGATAGAGTTGCTCAGCTTGAGAAAGATAAGGGAGAATTGAATGAGAAGCTCCGCACTATCACTGGTGAATTAGATGGGTTTAAAGCCGCTGTCAATTCGAAAAGCTCGGAGCTAATGGAAGCGGCAAAAAAACTG AATGAAgtaacaaaagcaaaagagCATGCCGAAAGAACTGTTGCTGATTATGAGTTTATAGTTGAGgatctgaaaagaagaaacaacgaACAAAAAGAGGACCTCCATTCAAAG ATAATCAGCCTGGAAGGAGAAATGGAGTCCTATCGTGCCCAGATCCGatctcag GTGGAGATGACTTTCACGGCTTCTGGACTTAGTACTGAATTGACTTTGGTCAGAGAACAATTGATGATGACGAAAGATGCTCACAATTCTGCCGAAGAACGTTGCAAAGAATTAGCCAAA gaactcGAGCTTTCAGCCAACGAAAATCTGAATTTGTTGAATCAG GTTGCTGAGATCAGTGCAAAGTCTGAAGTTCTTCAGAATGAAGTTAAAGAATTGGAACGTATG GTCAAAGAAAGAGAGACGGCGCtgaagaatgaagaagagaGTAGGAGCAAACAGTACCACGAATTGGAGACACGATGCAAGGAAGCCGAAAGCTCCATG AATAAATCAATTGGAGAGGTGGAGAGTCTTAAAAAGCAGCTGGAGGCAGCTTTGAATGATCTGACTGTTTTGCGAGAGATTCAGACTGGAAGTGAAATGGAATTGATTGAGTTGAAG GACCAACTCAAGAACGCAACCGAGGAATCTGAAACTTCACGCGCGAAAGAGGCAGATTTACGAGAGAAGTTCGAAGATGTCCAATGTGCCCTCAAAGAAAAGTCGCAGCTCCTTGAACAAGCGCATAAGAACAGTGTTGAGATGAGTAGCAAG ATTGCTGAACTCAAAGAGGAACTCGATGCAGAAAAACTTGCAAGAGACGTTACTGGACGCGAACTCGAGCAACTGCGGGAAGAAAA CAATTTAATCGCAGCGGTTGCGAAAGAGGCGAAATCTGCTCTCTCGGATGCTCAATCACAGGTGGAGGAAGCTAACAAAAGATGTGAAGAGCAAGCGCAGCGTCATGAAGAG GAGGTTGCATTGCGAGTGAGTGAGTTACAATCGGTGTTAGATGCGCATTCATCTGAAAAGGCTGCATTTGCTAGAGAACTCGGGGAATACCAGAAAAAACTGGACGAAATGACAAAGAAGCTTGAGCAG ATGGCTGAAACGATTACCGCTCTTGAAAAAGAAGCTGCAGAATTGCGCGAACAGAAGAAGAATCTAAGTTCAGAACTGGAGTTAGGAATCCAGgtttacgaagaaaaagtagCTGAGTTGGATCAG ATTGCTAAGTTGATAACtgacaaagaagaagagattGCCCAACTTTCTGAAGCGAAAAAGGATCTGCTGGAGGAAATACAGTTAGTAAAACACAGCCTGGAAGAGAAAGTGGACGAGATTGAAAAG CTAAAAGCTGCGTCGGCAGCATTCACAGAATCTGCAGCATTGCTTGAGTCAGAACGAGATTCTCTAAAATCTGACTTGGCTGCCACACAAGAAAAACTCTGCGAGAGTGAAAAGGAGCTGAAG agGCTCGAGTCGATGGGTTCTGAAATTGCAGTTATCACTTCCGAACGCGATGGCCTTCAAGACCGTCTCAATGCTGCTGAGGAGCTTATCACGAAGTTCAGGGAAGAAGAAGCGCAG ATAAGAGCGGCTCTGGAGCAATCACAGGCTCAAATTGCCGCCTTAACTGCTCAGAAAACGCTGCTGGAAGAAGATTTCCAGGCGAAAGAAAgtgaatacaaagaaaaattagcagCATCTGATATGACGATCACGGAGTTGAACGCAGTCGTGGAAAAATTGGGATTAGAACGTAATCAACTCTCTGAAAGGCTTTCCGCTACACAACAAGAACTCACTGCTAAGGAGACT gCTGCCAAATCATTGGTTACGTTAGAGCGGGTGAATATTTCActtaaaagtgaaatgaatgcCCTAGAGACGGAGCTGGAAGCTGCTAAACAGCAACACCAGGCTGAGATAGGTGTTGCTCAAGAG ACCATTGATGACTTGAGGAAACAATTACGGGAGtcgatggaaaaaatggagaaagcAGAATCCTCGCAATCGAAAAAG gttgtaGAGAGTTCTAACGAAGAGGTAGCTGAATTAAAACGTGCTCTTTTGCTGAAAGAAGCATATGCGGAAAACTTAGCAAAG AAATGTGACAAGTTAGCCGAGACAGAGACGGAGTTAACACAGCAAATCAGCGATCTAtgcgaagaaagaaatcaacTAAAAGCACAAATGAATGAAGG CGTGAGAATGCTGGCACCAGATCATACAATTGATCACAATGAAAGTCCTTCAAAG GATGCGCAGCAGAAAATAGAAGCGCTTGAGAGAGAGGTCGATAttctgaaaatggaaaaacaacaGTTAGAAAAG ATTGCCAACTACTCCTCTTGCAACGAAGTTGGAGAACTAAAACGGTACTTGGCTATCAAAGATGATTACATAGAATACCTTGGAAAG CAGTGCGACGAGTTTGATGACATAGAAGCGAAGTATAGAGAAGAAATTGCTGACTTATGCAAGGAGAGAGATCGTTTGAAGGCTCAAATTGACCCATCAAGTGTACCTGTGGTTCCCGTTCTCACTGAAGCTCTAACGAATGG AATCAAAATGCTCACCCCAGACCACCCCAAGACACGCAAGGAGGTCTTATCAGAG GAATCAGAACAGAAAATTCATGAACTACAAGCATTggttaaaaaattggaagaagaaaagaagcagcTCATAAAA CAAAAATCACAAGATGATAAGGTAATTCAACAGAGTGCCGAACAACGGGAACTATGCGAGCAGCAGAAGATGAAG GATGCTGAACAGAAAATAGAAGCGCTTGAGAGAGAGGTTGATATTctgaaagtggaaaaacaacaactagaAAAG ATTGCCAACTACTCCTCTTGCAACGAAGTTGGAGAACTAAAACGCTACTTGGCTATCAAAGATGACTACATAGAATACCTAGGAAAG CAGTGTGACGAATTTGATGACATAGAAGCGAAgtataaagaagaaattgctgaCTTATGCAAGGAGAGAGATCGTTTGAAGGCTCAAATTGACCCATCTAGTGTACCTGTGGTTCCTGTTCTCACTGAAGGTCTAACGAATGG AATCAAAATGCTCACCCCAGATCACCCCAGGACACACAAGCAAGACTCTTCAGAG GAAGCTGAACGAAAAGTCCTCGAACTTGAAGCATTAGTTGAAAAAttggaggaagaaaagaaacagttttCAAGA ATATCTAATCAAGTGAACGAAACCGCTGAACTAAAAAGCAGGGTCGCCGAGCTGATGAAGGAGAACGCTGCTCTCAGAAGCCAGTGCACATCAGAGGCATCTAAACCTTGCCTACTTGACGCTCATGGAAAGAG GCTGTGTGaggaggaagaaatgaatgaaagatcTGACAAA GATGACGCATTTACATCTGCGCCATCTTCACCAACACTGCAGTCGAGGTCGTATGATTCATTCGCCGGTCCGGCACATGAG GAATCCACCATAGAAACTGCTGCAGTCACCCCTAACCGTACCCTTCACACTACACTATACAAGAGAATAGACAAGACAACAAATCTTTTGGAAACATCAGATGCTACTAAGCGGGAAAATAGTCGATGTGCTCAACAATAG